One Gimesia sp. genomic window carries:
- a CDS encoding sulfatase: MRSPLIFLLIAVCCVLTCLVSQAAEQQPPNIVLILADDLGYGDLACYGNKQVQTPHIDRLAAGGLKFTDFHSAGAMCTPTRAAMLTGQYQQRFGTEFEGALSGKADRDIGLPHQALTMAELLKQRGYATACFGKWHLGYQPPWLPPSQGFDVFRGLASGDGDHHTHIDRSGNEDWWHNNAIQMEKGYTADLLSRYSVEFIEANRERPFFLYVPHLAIHFPWQGPNDPPHRQAGQSYHADKWGIIPEPGNVSPHTRAMIESLDQSLGQIMAALQRLQLEKNTLVIFSSDNGGYLNYGKQFQHISSNGPLRGQKGTLYEGGHRVPCLMSWPGTIHAGVTDQTAHSIDLLPTFASIAGIPEANYQTDGVDLALLWQGEQKLADRSLFWRMGNRSAVRSGKWKLCVTNQRGELFNLESDLGEQQNLAAEHPEIVNQLNQALKGWETDVDTSAQKLKH; encoded by the coding sequence ATGCGCTCCCCTCTGATATTTCTGTTGATCGCGGTCTGCTGTGTGTTGACCTGCCTGGTTTCTCAGGCTGCCGAGCAACAACCGCCGAATATTGTGTTGATTCTAGCCGATGATCTCGGCTACGGTGACCTGGCCTGTTATGGAAACAAACAGGTCCAGACGCCTCACATCGATCGCCTGGCCGCGGGTGGTTTGAAATTTACCGACTTCCATTCTGCCGGCGCCATGTGCACGCCGACCCGGGCCGCGATGTTGACGGGGCAGTATCAACAGCGATTTGGTACCGAGTTTGAAGGCGCCCTGTCAGGTAAAGCAGATCGCGACATCGGTCTCCCCCATCAGGCACTGACGATGGCCGAGTTGCTGAAACAGCGAGGTTACGCGACCGCCTGTTTCGGGAAGTGGCACCTGGGCTATCAGCCCCCCTGGCTACCCCCCAGTCAGGGTTTTGATGTGTTTCGCGGTCTGGCCTCGGGAGACGGCGATCATCACACTCACATCGATCGTTCGGGCAATGAGGACTGGTGGCACAACAATGCGATCCAGATGGAAAAAGGTTACACCGCCGACCTGTTGAGCCGGTATAGCGTGGAGTTTATCGAAGCCAATCGCGAGCGGCCTTTCTTTCTCTATGTGCCTCATCTGGCGATTCACTTCCCCTGGCAGGGACCAAACGATCCACCGCATCGGCAAGCGGGACAGTCATACCATGCGGATAAATGGGGTATCATTCCCGAGCCGGGAAATGTCAGTCCGCATACGCGGGCGATGATTGAATCGCTGGACCAGAGTCTGGGACAAATTATGGCCGCGCTCCAGCGCCTGCAACTGGAAAAGAACACGCTCGTCATTTTCTCTTCGGATAATGGCGGCTATCTCAACTATGGAAAACAGTTTCAGCACATCTCCAGTAACGGCCCGCTCCGCGGTCAGAAGGGGACGCTATACGAAGGCGGACATCGCGTACCCTGTCTGATGTCCTGGCCGGGCACCATTCACGCCGGCGTCACAGACCAGACCGCGCACTCCATTGATCTGCTCCCGACCTTCGCCAGCATCGCGGGGATACCAGAGGCGAACTACCAGACCGACGGCGTCGATCTCGCATTGCTCTGGCAGGGCGAACAGAAGCTGGCTGACCGCAGTCTGTTCTGGCGGATGGGAAATCGCAGCGCGGTGCGCAGCGGGAAGTGGAAACTGTGTGTGACCAATCAGCGCGGCGAACTATTCAACCTGGAAAGCGATCTGGGCGAACAGCAAAATCTGGCAGCAGAACATCCGGAAATTGTGAATCAACTGAACCAGGCATTAAAGGGATGGGAAACCGATGTCGATACGAGCGCTCAGAAACTTAAACACTAA
- a CDS encoding DUF1552 domain-containing protein, with translation MLNRRQMMQTLAAGAGAAFGLPLLPERLLAMPTSKDTPKRIVFFMQNQGFDPATCIPEGMKRSGSLAKVKLPEPISPLEPYKDRMHIINGLHGIHTSPSHSAFFGALGGYRGSDGVPPSASTIDYELSKILPQTLLPHLCIGMDSIENMRTKPTIATLSASGAGQPIFMHSNPNHLYQMLYGGISTGDIRRQHEARSNVFNQIEQLAAAKGNALPTADQQRYGQFVDGFKEVNGLRDRLDSVAGHLSKFAPKVDGRYTSPEHETDWHDVLLDLGISSLTSGITNTLTIGSGRGEIFGAWKGLGIEQQGHNLGHMEQPGNPIWIKIRQYNSRMLVRIIEALESIPEGSGTMMDHTLIVYTSNNADKQHTSGANWPVMLLGNFDGAFKTGCFTQLDGKRPINSLYATLLEAAGVPCEHFNMNEKLARKFDSGSGPLQELLA, from the coding sequence ATGCTCAATCGTAGACAAATGATGCAAACCCTGGCCGCCGGTGCCGGCGCCGCCTTTGGACTGCCCCTCCTGCCCGAACGTCTGCTCGCCATGCCGACCAGTAAAGACACGCCCAAGCGGATTGTCTTCTTCATGCAGAACCAGGGATTCGATCCGGCGACCTGTATTCCCGAAGGCATGAAACGCAGCGGCTCACTGGCGAAGGTCAAACTCCCTGAACCCATCAGCCCGCTGGAACCATACAAAGATCGTATGCACATCATCAACGGTCTGCACGGCATTCACACCAGTCCTTCGCACAGCGCCTTCTTCGGCGCGCTGGGTGGCTACCGCGGAAGTGACGGCGTCCCGCCGAGTGCCTCGACCATCGATTACGAGTTGAGCAAAATCCTGCCGCAGACACTGCTGCCGCATCTCTGTATCGGCATGGACTCCATCGAGAACATGCGGACCAAGCCGACCATCGCAACATTGTCAGCCAGTGGCGCCGGTCAGCCGATCTTCATGCACTCCAATCCGAATCACCTGTATCAGATGCTGTATGGCGGCATCTCTACCGGCGACATTCGACGTCAGCACGAAGCACGCTCCAATGTCTTCAATCAGATCGAACAGCTGGCCGCCGCGAAAGGCAATGCACTGCCCACCGCCGACCAGCAGCGGTACGGTCAGTTCGTTGACGGCTTCAAAGAAGTCAATGGTCTGCGTGATCGTCTCGATTCGGTTGCTGGTCACTTGAGCAAATTCGCACCCAAAGTCGACGGTCGTTATACCAGTCCCGAGCATGAAACCGACTGGCACGATGTACTGCTGGATCTGGGTATTTCGTCCCTCACGTCAGGCATCACCAACACGCTGACCATCGGCTCGGGCCGCGGCGAAATCTTTGGTGCCTGGAAAGGGCTGGGCATTGAACAGCAGGGCCACAACCTGGGCCACATGGAACAGCCGGGCAATCCGATCTGGATTAAGATTCGTCAATACAACAGCCGCATGCTGGTGCGGATCATCGAAGCCCTCGAATCGATCCCCGAGGGGAGTGGCACGATGATGGATCACACACTCATCGTTTACACCAGCAACAACGCCGACAAACAGCACACCAGCGGTGCCAACTGGCCGGTGATGCTGCTGGGCAATTTCGACGGTGCCTTCAAGACCGGCTGCTTCACCCAGCTGGACGGCAAACGGCCGATCAACTCGTTGTACGCAACCCTGCTGGAAGCCGCCGGCGTTCCCTGTGAGCACTTCAACATGAATGAGAAGCTGGCCCGCAAGTTTGATTCCGGTTCCGGCCCGCTGCAGGAACTGCTGGCATGA
- a CDS encoding sulfatase-like hydrolase/transferase — protein MSIRALRNLNTNTSGGLRFPFASALFWLMICLLSMPTAVQTAEQQRPNIIFIMADDLGYGDLGCYGQKLIQTPHIDQLAAQGMRFTQAYAGASVCTASRAVLMTGLHNGHTPARDNTTRLTCRRTM, from the coding sequence ATGTCGATACGAGCGCTCAGAAACTTAAACACTAATACCAGCGGCGGACTGCGATTCCCGTTTGCCTCAGCCCTGTTCTGGCTGATGATCTGTCTGCTCAGTATGCCGACTGCGGTACAGACGGCTGAGCAGCAGCGACCGAATATCATTTTCATCATGGCCGATGATCTGGGGTATGGTGATCTGGGTTGCTACGGACAGAAGTTGATTCAGACGCCGCACATCGATCAACTGGCCGCCCAGGGCATGCGATTCACACAGGCTTACGCAGGGGCTTCCGTCTGTACGGCTTCACGGGCCGTCTTGATGACCGGGCTGCATAACGGGCACACGCCCGCGCGGGATAATACTACCCGACTTACCTGCAGGCGGACGATGTGA
- a CDS encoding PQQ-binding-like beta-propeller repeat protein: protein MHFTSQLTVLIVVLAVGQTCLAENYPQFRGANSNAVSAKPLPVNWSDAEGEQTNIRWKKPLEGEGWSQPIVWENRVYMTAAVPANPAKKNIARPESNRGGYGRDRNDLVNVLFQYQVVCLDAATGEQIWKKTVKEGKPPMPRHSTNTYATETPVTDGKRIYAYFGMNGVYCLDLKGDVLWQKDLGVYEMRAGWGTSSSPVMFEDRLFIQVDNQEQSFLVALDTKTGDEIWKVNREEKSQYSSPMIWKNSLRNELIVGGTVYRSYDPATGKLLWTLDMNKGRSSATPVAVGDRLIIGNELRNRGGDDDGGGRLYSVKPGGTGDITPPGDGKQGAFVEWRMDGSGIQMASPTYLAGNLYFFERRRGIIRCVDMETGRLEYESRVPGARAFWASPWTDGKHLFALDSNGNTHVIAAGDELQVVAVNKLDQQAWGTPAIADGSIFIRTVDNLYRIDAGR from the coding sequence ATGCATTTTACTTCTCAACTTACCGTGCTGATTGTCGTGCTGGCCGTGGGTCAAACGTGCCTGGCTGAAAACTATCCTCAGTTCCGCGGTGCGAATTCCAATGCGGTCTCTGCGAAACCGCTGCCCGTCAACTGGTCGGATGCTGAAGGAGAACAAACCAATATTCGCTGGAAGAAGCCCCTTGAGGGTGAAGGCTGGTCGCAGCCGATTGTCTGGGAGAACCGCGTTTACATGACGGCTGCGGTGCCTGCCAATCCCGCCAAGAAAAACATTGCCCGACCGGAATCCAATAGAGGTGGCTACGGCCGCGATCGTAACGACCTGGTCAACGTGCTGTTTCAATACCAGGTTGTCTGTCTGGATGCCGCTACCGGCGAGCAGATCTGGAAGAAAACGGTGAAAGAAGGCAAGCCACCGATGCCGCGGCACAGCACCAACACCTATGCCACGGAAACGCCGGTCACTGATGGGAAACGCATTTACGCGTACTTCGGCATGAACGGCGTGTATTGTCTCGACCTGAAAGGCGACGTGTTGTGGCAGAAAGACCTGGGTGTGTATGAGATGCGGGCCGGCTGGGGCACATCGAGCTCACCGGTGATGTTCGAAGACCGGCTGTTCATTCAGGTTGATAACCAGGAGCAGTCGTTCCTCGTCGCCCTGGATACGAAAACCGGAGACGAAATCTGGAAGGTCAACCGCGAGGAAAAATCGCAATACAGCAGTCCCATGATCTGGAAGAATTCATTGCGGAATGAACTGATTGTGGGGGGCACGGTCTATCGCTCCTACGATCCGGCAACCGGAAAGTTGCTCTGGACGCTGGATATGAATAAAGGGCGTTCGTCGGCGACCCCCGTTGCGGTGGGCGATCGACTGATCATCGGGAACGAACTGCGCAATCGGGGCGGCGATGATGACGGCGGCGGACGGCTCTACTCTGTCAAACCGGGTGGCACGGGCGATATCACTCCGCCGGGCGACGGCAAACAGGGCGCGTTCGTGGAGTGGCGGATGGACGGCTCGGGCATTCAAATGGCGTCGCCGACTTATTTGGCTGGCAACCTGTATTTCTTCGAACGCCGTCGGGGCATCATTCGTTGTGTCGATATGGAAACGGGGCGACTGGAATACGAGAGCCGCGTCCCGGGTGCCCGCGCGTTCTGGGCGTCGCCCTGGACCGACGGCAAACACCTGTTCGCGCTGGATTCCAATGGCAACACGCATGTTATCGCGGCTGGTGACGAACTGCAGGTGGTGGCCGTGAATAAGCTCGACCAGCAAGCCTGGGGTACGCCCGCGATTGCCGACGGCAGCATCTTTATCCGCACGGTCGACAACCTGTATCGGATTGATGCGGGGCGGTAA
- a CDS encoding DUF1588 domain-containing protein — MIGFRLVAALSVLLSLLAVTQGETYTPGQKVSKDYQSFAKTFLKTHCVDCHGATDPEGNLSLHDLGPVDEVNAATWRSVWAQVTLKEMPPRDMTQPEVIERLQFSDWIVGELTNAMKDKGGFHDHLDPNKANYVDHELLFGPLPKNIKLVPTASPARLWRLTPQEHMTRLNELINKEPEYDPNKPGLRTHGDDVPTNHGGELKLYFGVDRIIKWQGGTVAYATAVKSVPAILSSARTHGLENYPDFYTVNSAEATQILSMAADILRYMAYGPLSIAKPYQISDDPRPVMKKWNGDIRGLPTSIVYSTKVMRPLTPVYDLMEQEGTTDASLQAAISYLFEMLTFRPPTPKESDQYLTIVKQSIDKLGKKDGVVLGLSALFLDRDALFRPELAAAGQPDQYGRVMLQDWELGLAVNHALRYIKPDAELRAAIVEGRMRTRADVKREVERMLADDTVRKPRVLRFFRDYFDYDLGGYICKDAKALADTGVSNRGQAHYRAMFDSTASTDRLIELILKDDRDVFQRLLTTNQVVATKADEIYFGERRTRKEELAARKAAQEQAAKEAAKTGKEPSKADKRKAAQVNHKVTPTKLTGPEIFARVSRRSFGTGSMEPERILAKIPEDQRLGILTHPSWLVSHSDAMDNHAIRRGRWIRERLLGGGIPDVPITVDAMLPDEPEHTLRERMRVTREEYCWTCHKKMDPLGLPFEMYNHAGLYRETELEKPVDTTGAIIDSGDPKLDGKVANALELIEKIAESERAEQVFVRHAFRFWMGRNETLNDAPVLQAAHRAYKENGGSMNALIVSLLTSDAFLYRTRNDAALVESD; from the coding sequence ATGATCGGGTTTCGTCTCGTCGCCGCTCTTTCAGTACTGTTAAGTCTGCTCGCTGTCACTCAGGGAGAGACGTACACGCCCGGGCAGAAGGTTTCCAAAGACTACCAGAGTTTTGCGAAAACCTTCCTGAAGACCCACTGCGTCGACTGTCACGGCGCGACCGATCCGGAAGGGAATCTTTCGCTGCACGATCTCGGTCCCGTAGATGAAGTCAACGCGGCGACCTGGCGGAGTGTCTGGGCACAGGTCACGCTGAAAGAGATGCCGCCGCGGGACATGACTCAGCCGGAAGTCATCGAACGGCTGCAGTTCTCGGACTGGATTGTCGGCGAACTGACAAATGCGATGAAGGACAAGGGGGGCTTCCACGACCACCTGGATCCGAACAAAGCCAACTATGTCGACCATGAGCTACTCTTTGGCCCGCTGCCGAAAAATATCAAACTCGTTCCGACTGCGTCCCCGGCACGACTCTGGCGGTTAACGCCTCAAGAGCATATGACGCGTCTGAATGAACTGATCAACAAAGAGCCCGAATACGATCCGAACAAGCCGGGACTGCGGACGCACGGCGATGACGTTCCCACCAATCACGGCGGCGAACTCAAACTCTATTTCGGAGTCGATCGCATTATCAAATGGCAAGGCGGAACGGTGGCGTATGCGACCGCAGTCAAGAGCGTCCCCGCCATTCTGTCGTCAGCTCGCACACACGGGCTGGAAAACTATCCCGACTTCTACACCGTCAACAGTGCGGAAGCGACACAGATCCTGAGTATGGCGGCGGATATTTTGCGGTATATGGCATACGGTCCGTTGAGTATCGCCAAGCCGTACCAGATCAGCGATGATCCGCGTCCCGTCATGAAAAAATGGAATGGGGATATTCGCGGGCTGCCGACGAGTATCGTTTACAGCACGAAAGTCATGCGACCGCTGACACCCGTTTATGACCTGATGGAGCAGGAAGGTACCACCGATGCCAGCCTGCAGGCCGCTATCAGTTATCTGTTCGAAATGCTGACCTTCCGCCCGCCGACTCCGAAAGAGTCAGATCAGTACCTGACCATCGTGAAACAGTCGATCGACAAACTCGGTAAGAAAGACGGCGTCGTCCTGGGGTTGTCAGCTTTGTTTCTCGATCGCGATGCACTCTTCCGCCCCGAACTGGCCGCCGCCGGTCAACCCGATCAGTACGGCCGCGTCATGCTGCAGGACTGGGAACTGGGACTGGCCGTCAATCATGCCTTGCGCTACATCAAACCAGACGCAGAACTGCGTGCCGCGATTGTCGAAGGTCGCATGCGGACACGCGCAGACGTGAAACGCGAAGTCGAACGGATGCTGGCCGACGACACTGTCCGCAAACCGCGAGTCCTGCGTTTCTTCCGCGATTACTTTGACTACGATCTGGGCGGTTACATCTGTAAGGATGCGAAAGCACTCGCGGACACAGGGGTGAGTAACCGGGGCCAGGCTCATTATCGGGCCATGTTCGATTCAACGGCCAGTACAGATCGTCTGATCGAACTGATCCTGAAAGACGATCGCGATGTCTTCCAGCGTCTGTTGACAACCAACCAGGTCGTCGCGACCAAAGCAGATGAAATCTATTTCGGTGAGCGACGAACCCGCAAGGAAGAGCTCGCGGCCCGCAAAGCGGCTCAGGAACAGGCTGCCAAAGAAGCGGCCAAAACCGGAAAGGAACCCAGCAAGGCCGACAAGCGAAAAGCCGCGCAGGTCAACCATAAAGTCACACCGACGAAGCTCACAGGACCGGAGATCTTTGCCCGCGTCAGTCGTCGCAGTTTTGGTACAGGCTCGATGGAACCAGAGCGAATCCTGGCAAAAATACCTGAAGATCAGCGTCTGGGCATCCTGACGCATCCCAGCTGGCTTGTTTCGCATTCCGACGCGATGGACAATCACGCCATTCGTCGCGGCCGCTGGATTCGCGAACGATTACTGGGTGGCGGCATTCCCGATGTGCCGATCACCGTCGATGCCATGCTGCCCGATGAACCGGAACATACACTTCGCGAACGGATGCGGGTGACTCGCGAAGAATACTGCTGGACCTGCCACAAAAAGATGGATCCGCTGGGCCTGCCCTTCGAGATGTATAATCACGCCGGCCTGTATCGCGAGACCGAACTGGAAAAACCGGTCGACACCACCGGCGCAATCATCGATTCCGGCGACCCCAAACTGGATGGCAAAGTCGCCAACGCGCTCGAGCTCATCGAAAAAATTGCCGAGAGCGAGCGGGCCGAGCAGGTCTTTGTCCGCCATGCATTCCGCTTCTGGATGGGTCGCAACGAAACATTGAACGATGCCCCGGTGCTGCAGGCAGCCCATCGCGCCTACAAAGAGAACGGCGGCAGCATGAATGCACTCATCGTCTCCCTGCTGACGTCCGACGCCTTTCTCTACCGCACCCGCAACGACGCCGCGCTGGTGGAATCTGACTGA
- a CDS encoding SdiA-regulated domain-containing protein, with the protein MSIASLQFEAACSIKNKALGLREPSGLTIDPEGTLWTVCDQSRKLFQLDTNGQILSMREVDNKGLEGITFDSRGHILVVDEDAGKILKYDPATGKEIADRRLKDMQGFAAVSLCFEEADNNGLEGITHDSTRSEILLLKEADPGLLIAVSDDLERIVTVDHLNESRGFVDEELDAEAIDFSGICYDRVRDLCWIVSDQASQVFIYDRHNGRVTQRFPFEAAGKTIRKAEGVTLDRESKYLYVVCDQDAELARFRIVD; encoded by the coding sequence ATGTCCATTGCTTCGCTGCAATTCGAAGCTGCCTGTTCGATCAAAAACAAAGCACTCGGACTCCGCGAACCATCGGGGCTCACCATCGATCCGGAAGGGACGCTCTGGACCGTCTGTGATCAATCGAGGAAACTCTTTCAGCTCGACACCAACGGTCAGATCCTCTCGATGCGGGAGGTGGACAACAAAGGTCTCGAGGGCATCACCTTCGATTCACGGGGGCATATCCTGGTCGTCGATGAAGATGCCGGCAAGATCCTGAAGTACGATCCCGCCACGGGAAAGGAAATCGCAGACCGCCGGCTGAAGGACATGCAGGGCTTCGCTGCCGTCTCCCTCTGTTTCGAAGAGGCCGACAACAATGGACTGGAAGGCATTACGCATGACTCTACGCGTTCCGAAATCCTGCTGCTCAAGGAAGCCGATCCGGGGCTGCTGATCGCCGTCAGCGACGATCTCGAGCGCATCGTCACCGTCGATCACCTGAACGAAAGCCGGGGATTCGTCGACGAGGAACTCGATGCTGAAGCCATCGATTTCTCGGGCATCTGTTACGACCGCGTGCGTGATCTCTGCTGGATTGTCAGCGACCAGGCCAGTCAGGTCTTCATCTACGATCGGCACAACGGCAGAGTCACCCAGCGTTTCCCCTTCGAGGCTGCAGGAAAAACGATTCGCAAAGCCGAGGGAGTCACCCTGGATCGGGAGTCAAAGTATCTCTACGTCGTCTGCGATCAAGACGCAGAACTGGCCCGCTTTCGGATTGTCGATTGA
- a CDS encoding SMI1/KNR4 family protein, which yields MSISKPTSPEELFPPFEKIGDNGWNKHLSDFLKSFDVPLPGPCTNLDLENQELAMGMKFPDSLRTFLLEFGPVSFDYIEILAPSQISLATELWFADKLTENLNEYILIANAGGPENRFALNIESGDCYLARHYPHRLERCLNSFDDLIRIACVGLFTGYYGWDDEELEAMQTQVMKDLFGFVL from the coding sequence ATGTCGATCTCAAAACCTACTAGTCCGGAAGAACTCTTTCCACCGTTTGAAAAAATTGGAGACAACGGATGGAATAAACATTTAAGCGATTTCCTGAAATCATTTGATGTGCCTTTGCCAGGCCCCTGTACGAATCTGGATCTGGAGAACCAGGAACTGGCAATGGGAATGAAATTCCCCGATTCGCTTCGGACATTTCTCCTCGAGTTTGGCCCTGTTTCGTTCGATTATATCGAAATTCTTGCACCATCCCAGATTTCATTGGCAACCGAACTTTGGTTCGCAGACAAGCTGACCGAGAACTTGAATGAATACATCCTCATTGCCAACGCCGGGGGTCCTGAAAACCGGTTTGCTTTAAACATCGAAAGCGGGGATTGTTATCTCGCACGACATTATCCGCACAGGCTGGAACGCTGTCTCAATAGTTTTGACGATTTGATTCGGATAGCGTGTGTCGGATTATTTACTGGCTATTATGGCTGGGACGATGAAGAATTAGAGGCCATGCAGACACAGGTAATGAAAGATTTGTTTGGGTTTGTACTTTAG
- a CDS encoding sulfatase-like hydrolase/transferase: MTVAEVLKKAGYRCGGVGKWSLGDAGTVGRATNQGFDMWFGYLNQDHAHYYFTEYLDDNEGRLELTGNRESRQQYSHDLLTDRALKFIRTSAEEPFFLYAAYTVPHFSAKEEDPHGLAVPSTEPYSDRDWDAKSKKYAAMIHRLDRDVGRIMRLVDELQLRERTLIIFTSDNGGHKGVPQRFRTNGPLRGFKRDLTEGGIRVPLIARWPGVIPADTVNEEVIAFQDMLPTFTELAVAPVPKELDGVSLVQTLQGKPLPEKHDFLYWDYGHCRARYDQAVRWKDWKGIRHGQQAAIALYDLKQDLGETTDVAKQHPEVVQRIAQIMKTAAVPSERYPIGTRYRGKALWQP, from the coding sequence GTGACTGTTGCCGAGGTCCTGAAAAAAGCGGGGTACCGGTGTGGCGGCGTGGGAAAATGGTCGCTCGGCGATGCAGGCACCGTCGGTCGGGCTACGAACCAGGGATTCGATATGTGGTTCGGCTACCTGAACCAGGATCACGCGCATTATTATTTCACCGAGTACCTGGACGACAACGAAGGTCGCCTGGAACTGACGGGGAACCGGGAATCGCGTCAGCAATACAGTCACGATCTGCTGACCGATCGCGCTTTGAAATTCATTCGCACTTCGGCTGAGGAACCCTTCTTCCTGTATGCCGCTTATACCGTCCCCCACTTCTCCGCGAAGGAGGAAGATCCGCACGGGCTGGCAGTCCCTTCGACCGAACCTTACTCCGACCGGGACTGGGATGCCAAATCGAAAAAATATGCCGCGATGATCCATCGGCTGGATCGCGATGTGGGACGAATCATGCGTCTGGTGGATGAGCTCCAGCTACGCGAGCGAACGCTGATTATTTTCACCAGCGATAATGGTGGGCATAAAGGTGTTCCCCAGCGGTTCCGAACGAACGGCCCTTTGCGAGGTTTTAAACGGGATCTCACCGAAGGAGGCATCCGCGTGCCTCTGATTGCCCGCTGGCCCGGCGTGATTCCTGCAGACACAGTTAATGAGGAAGTCATCGCCTTCCAGGATATGCTGCCCACATTTACGGAACTGGCGGTTGCCCCGGTTCCTAAAGAACTCGACGGCGTCTCCCTCGTGCAGACGCTTCAGGGAAAACCGCTGCCTGAGAAACATGACTTTCTGTACTGGGACTACGGTCATTGCCGAGCCCGCTACGATCAGGCGGTGCGCTGGAAAGACTGGAAAGGAATTCGCCACGGCCAGCAGGCAGCGATTGCGCTCTATGATTTGAAACAGGATCTGGGAGAGACCACAGACGTCGCGAAACAACATCCCGAAGTCGTGCAGCGGATCGCACAGATCATGAAGACCGCTGCGGTCCCCAGCGAGCGGTATCCCATCGGCACCCGCTACCGGGGCAAAGCGCTGTGGCAGCCGTAA
- a CDS encoding cofactor-independent phosphoglycerate mutase produces MKYVLVIPDGCADEPQDALGGKTPLQAAFLPHMDEVVSAGILGRTDTVPASMPSGSDVGTMSLFGYDPLVFHTGRAPLEAAAQGIELGPHDWAIRCNFVTIDKGNMASFTASQLPNEVGAELISLLQEATADDPQWEFHQGVSYRNLLVYRAKDADDQPFDGGTSTTPPHDLTDQPIAQDLPSGKGGELLNDLMERSKKLFSKAKLNQKRSDGHPPATQIWLWGQGSRPALTPFQEQFGKSGAVITAVDLLRGLGRLLGWDVIEVEGATGYTDTDYAAKGRAAIETLQNTDFVVVHVEATDEASHEGEVHEKIKALENIDQHIVGPVHEYLREQGDYRILVCPDHPTFLRTKTHSHGYVPFGICGTKVRPDQSNKYDEVSAGASNLLLPKGHQLMPFFFGTLTN; encoded by the coding sequence ATGAAATATGTGCTCGTAATTCCCGATGGCTGTGCGGATGAACCGCAGGACGCATTAGGGGGCAAGACCCCGTTGCAGGCTGCCTTTCTGCCGCACATGGATGAAGTTGTGTCCGCAGGTATTCTGGGCCGGACCGACACGGTGCCGGCGTCGATGCCGTCGGGCAGCGATGTGGGGACGATGAGCCTGTTCGGCTACGATCCGCTGGTCTTTCATACGGGACGGGCTCCGCTGGAAGCGGCCGCCCAGGGAATCGAGCTGGGTCCGCACGACTGGGCCATCCGCTGCAATTTCGTGACGATCGACAAAGGGAACATGGCCAGCTTCACCGCATCTCAGCTGCCCAACGAGGTCGGTGCGGAACTGATCAGCCTGTTACAGGAAGCGACCGCCGACGATCCGCAGTGGGAGTTTCACCAGGGAGTGAGCTACCGCAACCTGCTCGTCTACCGGGCCAAAGACGCCGACGATCAACCGTTCGATGGGGGAACATCGACGACTCCACCCCACGACCTGACCGATCAGCCGATCGCGCAGGACCTGCCGTCAGGCAAAGGGGGCGAGCTGCTGAATGATCTGATGGAACGCAGCAAGAAGCTGTTCAGCAAAGCGAAGTTGAATCAGAAGCGGTCAGACGGACATCCGCCGGCGACGCAGATCTGGCTCTGGGGCCAGGGGAGCCGCCCGGCTTTGACGCCGTTCCAGGAACAGTTCGGCAAGAGCGGCGCGGTGATTACCGCCGTCGACCTGTTACGTGGTCTGGGACGCCTGCTGGGCTGGGATGTGATTGAAGTCGAAGGCGCCACCGGCTACACCGACACCGATTACGCCGCCAAGGGACGTGCCGCGATTGAGACCCTGCAGAATACGGACTTCGTTGTGGTGCATGTGGAAGCGACCGACGAAGCCTCGCACGAAGGGGAAGTGCACGAGAAGATCAAGGCTCTGGAAAATATCGACCAGCACATTGTCGGGCCGGTACACGAATATCTGCGGGAACAGGGCGATTATCGTATTCTGGTCTGCCCCGATCATCCGACGTTCCTCAGAACGAAAACGCACAGCCACGGCTATGTGCCCTTCGGCATTTGTGGAACCAAGGTGCGTCCCGATCAGTCCAACAAGTATGACGAAGTCAGCGCTGGTGCCAGCAACCTGCTGCTGCCCAAAGGTCATCAGTTGATGCCGTTCTTCTTTGGGACATTGACGAACTGA